In Patescibacteria group bacterium, one DNA window encodes the following:
- the eno gene encoding phosphopyruvate hydratase (catalyzes the formation of phosphoenolpyruvate from 2-phospho-D-glycerate in glycolysis): protein MAKITKIKSSKIIDSRGQWTLKTRVYLEDGATGVGEVPSGISTGSEEAALIPTKEAINNIHKKLAPELKGLNSAEQRKLDKKMIDLDGTENKAALGGNSILSISLAICDATAKSQNQPLYKYIRTLCPTKEKNWKMPIPMLLMLEGGEHAKNSMDFQEFMVTPKGNNFQERIDLGLNIYQTLLQTLNTSSSTTAVGTEGGFSPQKINLHDAFSLIEKAIEKVKQECAGIALDIAANSFCSGTLYKLSGLEQNYNAGRLLTFYKDLVEHHKLLISLEDPFDENHPEFWAKAKKAFSNQVEIIGDDILTTNKNRLKNALEMDLITGVIVKPNQIGTLSETLDFAQNAKENDLTVVVSHRGGETNSSFISDLAVALNANYIKTGAPARGERVAKYNRLLEIERSLSNT, encoded by the coding sequence ATGGCTAAAATAACAAAAATAAAAAGCAGTAAAATTATTGACTCACGCGGACAATGGACTTTAAAAACTCGTGTGTACTTGGAAGACGGTGCTACGGGGGTAGGAGAAGTCCCTTCTGGAATCTCCACTGGGTCAGAAGAAGCTGCTTTGATCCCAACAAAAGAAGCTATCAATAACATCCACAAGAAGCTGGCACCGGAACTCAAAGGTCTGAACTCTGCTGAACAAAGAAAACTGGATAAAAAGATGATAGACCTTGATGGAACAGAGAATAAAGCTGCTTTGGGAGGTAATTCCATTCTATCCATATCCTTAGCAATCTGCGACGCTACAGCCAAATCCCAGAACCAGCCCCTATATAAATATATTCGAACTTTATGCCCCACAAAAGAAAAAAATTGGAAAATGCCTATTCCTATGCTTTTAATGTTGGAGGGCGGAGAACATGCAAAAAACAGCATGGATTTTCAAGAATTTATGGTTACCCCTAAGGGTAATAATTTCCAAGAGAGAATTGACTTAGGATTAAATATATATCAAACCTTATTGCAAACTCTGAATACAAGTTCTTCTACCACAGCTGTTGGTACTGAGGGAGGATTTTCACCCCAAAAGATAAACCTGCACGATGCTTTTTCTCTTATTGAAAAGGCAATTGAAAAAGTGAAACAAGAGTGTGCTGGTATAGCCTTGGATATAGCTGCCAACTCCTTTTGCTCGGGAACACTTTACAAGCTCAGTGGCCTTGAACAAAACTATAATGCTGGCCGCCTTCTAACCTTCTACAAAGATCTCGTTGAGCACCATAAATTGTTAATTTCTCTTGAAGATCCTTTCGATGAAAACCACCCAGAATTTTGGGCTAAAGCTAAAAAAGCTTTTTCTAACCAAGTTGAAATAATCGGAGATGATATTTTAACCACAAATAAAAATAGACTAAAAAACGCCTTAGAAATGGACTTAATAACAGGAGTTATTGTTAAACCAAATCAAATAGGTACTCTTTCAGAAACTTTAGATTTTGCCCAAAACGCAAAAGAAAATGATTTAACTGTAGTTGTTTCTCATCGCGGTGGTGAAACTAACTCTAGCTTTATCTCCGATCTTGCAGTAGCACTAAATGCCAACTATATAAAGACTGGGGCACCAGCAAGAGGGGAACGGGTAGCTAAGTACAATCGACTACTAGAAATTGAACGCAGCCTCAGCAATACTTAG